One genomic region from Stutzerimonas decontaminans encodes:
- the serS gene encoding serine--tRNA ligase: MLDSKLVRTQLQDVAARLATRGYQLDVARIEALEAQRKTVQTRTEQLQAERNARSKSIGQAKQRGEDIAPLLADVDRMGSELESGKQELDRIQSELDQLMLSIPNLPHESVPVGADEDENIEVRRWGTPKTFDFAVQDHVALGEQHGWLDFETAAKLSGARFALMRGPIARLHRALAQFMIDLHTRDHGYEEAYTPYLVQAPALQGTGQLPKFEEDLFKISREGEADFYLIPTAEVSLTNIVAGEILDAKQLPLKFVAHTPCFRSEAGASGRDTRGMIRQHQFDKVEMVQIVEPSKSFEALEELTGNAEKVLQLLQLPYRVLSLCTGDMGFGATKTYDLEVWVPSQDKYREISSCSNCGDFQARRMQARYRNPETGKPELVHTLNGSGLAVGRTLVAVLENYQQADGSVVVPEVLKPYMGGIDIIG, from the coding sequence ATGCTTGATTCGAAACTGGTACGCACTCAGCTACAGGACGTGGCGGCCCGCCTGGCCACCCGTGGCTACCAGCTGGACGTGGCGCGCATCGAAGCGCTGGAAGCTCAGCGCAAGACCGTGCAGACCCGCACCGAACAACTCCAGGCCGAGCGCAACGCGCGCTCCAAATCCATCGGTCAGGCCAAACAGCGCGGTGAGGACATCGCGCCGTTGCTCGCGGACGTGGATCGCATGGGCTCGGAACTCGAATCCGGCAAGCAGGAGCTGGACCGCATCCAGAGCGAACTCGACCAGCTGATGCTGAGCATCCCCAACCTGCCGCATGAGTCGGTGCCGGTCGGTGCGGATGAGGACGAGAACATCGAGGTTCGCCGCTGGGGTACGCCGAAGACTTTCGACTTCGCCGTTCAGGATCACGTCGCTCTGGGCGAGCAGCATGGCTGGCTGGACTTCGAGACCGCTGCCAAGCTGTCCGGTGCCCGCTTCGCTCTGATGCGTGGCCCGATCGCCCGCCTGCATCGCGCCCTGGCGCAGTTCATGATTGACCTGCACACCCGTGATCACGGCTACGAAGAGGCCTACACCCCCTATCTGGTCCAGGCTCCGGCGCTGCAGGGCACCGGTCAGCTGCCGAAGTTCGAGGAGGATCTGTTCAAGATCAGCCGTGAGGGCGAAGCCGATTTCTACCTGATCCCGACCGCCGAGGTGTCGCTGACCAACATCGTTGCCGGCGAGATTCTCGATGCCAAGCAGCTACCGCTGAAGTTCGTCGCCCATACACCGTGCTTCCGCAGCGAGGCCGGTGCATCCGGTCGTGACACTCGCGGCATGATCCGCCAGCACCAGTTCGACAAGGTTGAGATGGTGCAGATCGTCGAGCCGTCGAAATCCTTCGAGGCGCTGGAAGAGCTGACTGGCAATGCGGAGAAGGTGCTGCAGTTGCTGCAGCTACCGTACCGTGTGTTGTCGCTGTGCACGGGCGACATGGGCTTCGGCGCGACCAAGACCTATGACCTGGAAGTCTGGGTGCCGAGCCAGGACAAATATCGCGAGATTTCCTCCTGCTCCAACTGTGGCGATTTCCAGGCACGACGCATGCAGGCGCGCTATCGCAACCCGGAAACCGGCAAGCCCGAACTGGTACACACCCTCAACGGATCGGGTCTGGCCGTTGGCCGTACCCTGGTCGCCGTGTTGGAGAACTACCAGCAGGCGGACGGCAGCGTGGTAGTACCGGAAGTGCTGAAGCCCTACATGGGCGGCATCGACATCATCGGCTGA
- the ftsK gene encoding DNA translocase FtsK has protein sequence MADYGSSRRRRRKESVLKNSSSTAPATVWRQQLHYRLKEGALIALGALCVYLWMALLTYDPGDPGWTHTSNVDQVRNAAGRAGAWFADVLFMALGYFAYLFPLLLGVKTWQVFRARHQPWVWNGWLFSWRLIGLVFLVLSGSALAYIHFQAAPGLPASAGGALGESLGQLAVLSLNVQGSTLALLAFFLFGLTVFTDLSWFKVMDITGKITLDLIELIQSFFSRWWNARAERKQLVAQLREADDVVSEVAAPMVRDRREQAKVKERIIERDEALAKHMSERDKRVAPVIAPPAQPKPAEPSKRVLKEKQTTLFVDPLIEGSLPPISILDAAEKQQKQYSPESLEAMSRLLEIKLKEFGVEVIVESVHPGPVITRFEIQPAAGVKVSRISNLAKDLARSLAVISVRVVEVIPGKTTVGIEIPNEDRQIVRFSEVLSSAPYDDAKSPVTLALGHDIGGKPVIADLAKMPHLLVAGTTGSGKSVGVNAMILSILFKSTPEEARLIMIDPKMLELSIYEGIPHLLCPVVTDMKEAANALRWSVAEMERRYKLMAAMGVRNLAGFNRKVKEAEEAGTPLTDPLFRRESMDDQPPPLKSLPTIVVVVDEFADMMMIVGKKVEELIARIAQKARAAGIHLILATQRPSVDVITGLIKANIPTRMAFQVSSKIDSRTILDQGGAEQLLGHGDMLYLPPGTGLPIRVHGAFVSDEEVHRVVEAWKARGAPDYIEDILAGVEEAGSGFDGSSGDGSGEGSEEDPLYDEAVRFVTESRRASISAVQRKLKIGYNRAARMIEAMEMAGVVTSMNTNGSREVIAPPPMRD, from the coding sequence CTGGCTGACTACGGTTCATCGCGCCGCAGGCGCAGGAAAGAAAGCGTTTTGAAGAATTCCTCATCTACCGCGCCGGCAACCGTCTGGCGACAACAATTGCACTATCGCCTCAAGGAAGGCGCGTTGATAGCGCTCGGTGCGCTCTGCGTCTATCTGTGGATGGCCTTGCTGACCTACGATCCGGGCGATCCGGGCTGGACGCATACCAGCAACGTCGATCAGGTGCGCAACGCGGCGGGGCGTGCTGGCGCCTGGTTTGCCGATGTGCTGTTCATGGCTCTGGGCTATTTCGCTTACCTGTTTCCGCTGTTGCTCGGGGTCAAGACCTGGCAGGTATTCCGTGCCCGCCATCAGCCCTGGGTATGGAACGGCTGGCTGTTCTCCTGGCGCCTGATTGGGCTGGTATTCCTGGTCCTGTCGGGTTCGGCACTGGCCTATATCCATTTTCAGGCAGCACCGGGCTTGCCCGCGTCCGCTGGCGGCGCGCTGGGTGAAAGCCTCGGCCAGTTGGCCGTGCTTTCTTTGAATGTGCAGGGCAGCACCCTGGCATTGCTGGCGTTCTTCCTGTTTGGCCTGACGGTGTTCACCGATCTGTCGTGGTTCAAGGTGATGGACATCACCGGCAAGATCACCCTGGATCTGATCGAGCTGATCCAGAGCTTCTTCAGCCGCTGGTGGAATGCCCGCGCCGAACGCAAGCAACTCGTCGCGCAGCTGCGCGAAGCGGACGATGTGGTGAGCGAGGTGGCAGCGCCAATGGTGCGAGACCGCCGTGAGCAAGCCAAGGTCAAAGAGCGCATCATCGAGCGCGACGAAGCCTTGGCTAAGCATATGAGTGAGCGGGACAAGCGTGTGGCGCCGGTGATCGCGCCGCCTGCGCAGCCCAAGCCTGCAGAGCCGAGCAAGCGCGTCCTGAAGGAAAAACAGACCACGCTGTTCGTCGACCCGTTGATTGAGGGCAGCCTGCCGCCGATCTCGATACTCGACGCTGCCGAAAAACAGCAGAAGCAGTACTCGCCTGAGTCACTGGAAGCGATGTCGCGGTTGCTGGAGATCAAACTGAAGGAATTCGGTGTTGAGGTCATCGTCGAGTCGGTACATCCGGGCCCGGTGATCACCCGCTTCGAAATCCAGCCAGCGGCCGGTGTAAAGGTCAGCCGTATCTCCAACCTGGCCAAGGACCTTGCGCGATCGCTGGCCGTGATCAGTGTGCGGGTGGTCGAAGTGATTCCCGGCAAGACCACAGTAGGCATCGAGATTCCCAACGAGGATCGCCAGATCGTGCGCTTCTCCGAGGTGCTTTCTTCGGCCCCGTACGACGACGCCAAATCGCCGGTCACCCTGGCGCTCGGCCACGACATCGGAGGTAAGCCGGTCATCGCCGACCTGGCGAAGATGCCGCACCTGCTGGTGGCCGGTACTACCGGCTCCGGTAAGTCGGTGGGCGTCAACGCGATGATTCTGTCGATCCTGTTCAAGTCCACGCCGGAAGAGGCGCGGCTGATCATGATCGACCCGAAGATGCTCGAACTGTCTATCTATGAAGGCATTCCGCACCTGCTCTGCCCGGTAGTCACCGACATGAAGGAGGCGGCCAACGCACTGCGTTGGAGCGTCGCCGAGATGGAGCGCCGCTACAAGCTGATGGCGGCCATGGGGGTACGTAACCTCGCGGGCTTCAATCGCAAGGTCAAGGAAGCGGAAGAGGCGGGCACGCCGCTTACCGATCCGCTGTTCCGTCGCGAGAGCATGGATGACCAGCCGCCGCCGCTGAAATCCCTGCCGACTATCGTCGTGGTGGTGGACGAATTCGCCGACATGATGATGATCGTCGGCAAGAAGGTCGAAGAGCTGATCGCCCGTATCGCGCAGAAGGCACGTGCGGCGGGTATTCACCTGATCCTTGCCACCCAGCGCCCATCTGTGGATGTGATTACTGGCCTGATCAAGGCCAACATTCCTACCCGCATGGCGTTCCAGGTATCGAGCAAGATCGATTCGCGGACCATCCTCGATCAGGGCGGTGCCGAGCAGTTGCTGGGTCACGGCGACATGCTCTACCTGCCGCCTGGCACCGGCCTGCCGATTCGCGTACATGGCGCGTTCGTTTCCGATGAAGAGGTGCACCGTGTCGTCGAAGCCTGGAAGGCCCGAGGCGCGCCTGACTACATCGAAGACATTCTCGCGGGCGTCGAAGAGGCGGGTAGCGGCTTCGATGGCAGCAGTGGCGATGGCAGCGGAGAGGGCAGCGAAGAAGACCCGTTGTACGACGAGGCCGTTCGCTTCGTCACCGAAAGCCGCCGCGCGTCGATTTCCGCCGTGCAGCGCAAACTCAAGATTGGCTATAACCGCGCCGCGAGAATGATCGAAGCCATGGAAATGGCTGGCGTGGTGACCTCCATGAACACCAATGGCTCGCGCGAAGTCATCGCGCCGCCGCCTATGCGCGATTGA
- a CDS encoding replication-associated recombination protein A encodes MDLFSREPVAQPLAARLRAASLDEYVGQEHLLARGKPLREALEQGALHSMVFWGPPGVGKTTLARLLAKVSDAHFETVSAVLAGVKEIRQAVEIAKQQAAQYGRRTILFVDEVHRFNKSQQDAFLPYVEDGTLIFIGATTENPSFELNNALLSRARVYVLKSLDEAALRKLVARALNEPKGLGDLHLELPEESFQMLLAAADGDGRRLLNLLENASDLAEEGGSISTDLLQDLLGDSRRRFDKGGEAFYDQISALHKSVRGSNPDAALYWFARMLDGGCDPLYIARRVVRMASEEIGNADPRALPLCLNAWDVQERLGSPEGELAVAQAIVYLACAPKSNAVYTAFKAAMRDAAENGSQEVPLHLRNAPTKLMKELGYGNEYRYAHDEPDAYAAGEDYFPEAMEPRRYYHPAPRGLESKIRDKLEHLARLDRESPLQRRKG; translated from the coding sequence ATGGACCTGTTCAGCCGCGAACCAGTCGCTCAGCCACTTGCCGCGCGCTTGCGCGCCGCCAGCCTCGATGAGTACGTCGGGCAGGAGCACCTCCTCGCGCGTGGTAAGCCATTGCGCGAGGCGCTGGAACAGGGTGCGCTGCACTCCATGGTGTTCTGGGGCCCGCCCGGAGTCGGCAAGACCACCCTGGCGAGGCTGCTGGCCAAGGTCTCCGACGCCCATTTCGAGACGGTTTCGGCGGTGCTCGCCGGGGTCAAGGAGATCCGTCAGGCAGTCGAGATCGCCAAGCAGCAGGCGGCTCAATATGGCCGACGCACCATCCTGTTCGTCGACGAGGTGCATCGCTTCAACAAATCGCAGCAGGACGCCTTTCTGCCCTACGTTGAAGACGGCACGCTGATCTTCATCGGTGCAACCACCGAGAATCCATCCTTCGAACTCAACAACGCCTTGCTCTCGCGCGCTCGTGTCTACGTACTGAAAAGCCTCGACGAAGCGGCCTTGCGCAAACTGGTGGCGCGCGCGCTGAACGAGCCCAAGGGCTTGGGTGATCTGCATCTGGAACTGCCGGAAGAAAGCTTCCAGATGCTACTGGCGGCGGCCGATGGCGACGGGCGGCGGTTGCTCAACCTGCTGGAGAACGCCTCCGACCTGGCCGAGGAGGGCGGAAGCATCAGCACCGACCTGCTGCAGGATTTGCTGGGTGATAGTCGACGCCGTTTCGACAAGGGCGGCGAGGCGTTCTATGACCAGATATCGGCGCTGCATAAATCGGTACGCGGCTCCAATCCCGATGCGGCGCTGTACTGGTTCGCGCGCATGCTCGATGGCGGCTGCGACCCGCTGTATATCGCCCGGCGCGTCGTGCGCATGGCCAGCGAGGAAATCGGCAATGCCGACCCGCGCGCGCTGCCACTGTGCCTGAATGCCTGGGATGTGCAGGAGCGGCTGGGTAGCCCGGAAGGGGAGCTGGCCGTGGCGCAGGCGATTGTCTATCTCGCCTGCGCGCCGAAGAGCAACGCCGTCTATACCGCGTTCAAGGCCGCGATGCGCGATGCCGCCGAGAACGGCTCGCAGGAAGTGCCGCTGCACTTGCGTAACGCGCCGACCAAGCTGATGAAAGAACTCGGCTACGGCAACGAATACCGCTACGCCCACGACGAACCGGATGCCTATGCCGCCGGCGAGGATTATTTCCCCGAAGCGATGGAGCCGCGGCGTTACTACCATCCGGCCCCGCGCGGACTGGAAAGCAAGATCCGCGACAAGCTCGAGCATCTGGCACGGCTCGATCGCGAAAGCCCACTACAACGGAGAAAGGGATGA
- a CDS encoding response regulator transcription factor, whose amino-acid sequence MYKILIADDHPLFREAIHNVIRDGFPDSEILETADLDSALALTLEHDDLDLVLLDLNMPGMHGLNGLINLRNEAPTIPVVIVSAEQDKQIVLQAITYGAVGFITKSSPRAQMTDAIEQILNGNVYLPSDIIRSQKPTSRHSHHNEQSIPPELLQALTRKQLLVLERMTKGESNKQIAYNLDIAETTVKAHVSAILRKLNVHNRVQAILSAGDIDFTAYLRR is encoded by the coding sequence TTGTACAAGATTCTGATCGCGGACGACCATCCGCTGTTTCGTGAAGCCATCCATAACGTCATTCGCGACGGCTTTCCCGACAGCGAAATCCTCGAAACTGCCGACCTGGACAGCGCCCTGGCGCTGACGCTGGAGCACGATGATCTCGATCTGGTGCTGCTGGATCTGAACATGCCAGGCATGCATGGGTTGAATGGCCTGATCAATCTGCGCAACGAAGCGCCGACCATCCCGGTGGTTATCGTCTCCGCGGAGCAGGACAAGCAGATCGTGCTGCAGGCGATTACCTATGGCGCCGTCGGCTTCATCACCAAATCTTCGCCACGTGCACAGATGACCGACGCCATCGAGCAGATTCTCAACGGCAACGTCTACTTGCCTTCGGACATCATCCGCAGCCAGAAGCCGACCAGCCGCCACTCCCATCACAACGAACAGTCGATTCCACCGGAATTGCTGCAAGCGCTGACCCGCAAGCAGCTATTAGTACTCGAGCGCATGACCAAGGGCGAGTCCAACAAGCAGATCGCCTATAACCTCGATATCGCCGAAACCACCGTGAAGGCGCATGTCTCGGCAATCCTGCGCAAGCTCAACGTGCACAACCGTGTCCAGGCGATCCTCTCGGCTGGCGATATCGACTTCACGGCCTACCTGCGCCGCTGA
- the trxB gene encoding thioredoxin-disulfide reductase has protein sequence MSEVKHSRLIILGSGPAGYTAAVYAARANLKPLMITGIQPGGQLTTTTEVDNWPGDVEGLTGPDLMVRMQKHAERFDTEIVFDHIHTAELQQRPFTLRGDSGVYTCDALIIATGASAQYLGLPSEEAFAGRGVSACATCDGFFYRNQVVAVIGGGNTAVEEALYLSNIAKEVHLIHRRDKLRSEKILQDKIMDKATNGNIRLHWNHTLEEVLGDASGVTGVRLKSTLTGEENKLDLAGVFIAIGHKPNTDLFQGQLEMKDGYLKIRGGGDGDATCTSIPGVFAAGDVADHVYRQAITSAGAGCMAALDAEKYLDN, from the coding sequence ATGAGTGAAGTCAAGCATTCGCGTCTGATCATCCTCGGCTCGGGCCCGGCCGGTTATACCGCTGCGGTATACGCTGCCCGCGCTAACTTGAAGCCTCTGATGATCACTGGCATCCAGCCCGGCGGCCAACTGACCACCACCACTGAAGTCGACAACTGGCCCGGCGACGTCGAAGGGCTCACCGGCCCCGACCTGATGGTCCGCATGCAGAAGCACGCCGAGCGCTTCGACACCGAGATCGTCTTCGATCACATCCATACCGCAGAGTTGCAGCAGCGCCCGTTCACCCTGCGCGGCGACAGCGGTGTCTACACCTGCGATGCGCTGATCATCGCCACCGGCGCCTCGGCGCAATACCTCGGTCTACCCTCGGAAGAGGCCTTCGCCGGCCGCGGTGTATCGGCCTGCGCCACCTGCGACGGGTTCTTCTACCGCAACCAGGTGGTCGCGGTGATCGGCGGTGGCAATACCGCGGTGGAGGAAGCGCTGTACCTGTCCAACATCGCTAAGGAAGTCCACCTGATCCACCGCCGCGACAAGCTGCGGTCGGAGAAGATCCTGCAGGACAAGATCATGGACAAGGCGACCAACGGCAACATCCGCCTGCACTGGAACCATACCCTCGAGGAAGTGCTTGGCGATGCCAGCGGCGTGACCGGTGTGCGTTTGAAGAGCACCCTAACCGGCGAAGAGAACAAGCTGGACCTCGCCGGCGTATTCATCGCCATCGGCCACAAGCCGAATACCGACCTGTTCCAAGGCCAGCTGGAGATGAAGGATGGCTACCTGAAGATCCGCGGCGGCGGCGACGGCGACGCCACCTGCACCAGCATCCCCGGCGTATTCGCTGCTGGTGACGTGGCTGACCACGTCTATCGCCAGGCGATCACCTCTGCCGGCGCTGGCTGCATGGCTGCCCTGGACGCTGAAAAGTATCTCGACAACTGA
- the infA gene encoding translation initiation factor IF-1 — protein MSKEDSFEMEGTVVDTLPNTMFRVELENGHVVTAHISGKMRKNYIRILTGDKVRVELTPYDLSKGRITYRAR, from the coding sequence ATGTCGAAAGAAGACAGCTTCGAAATGGAAGGTACTGTCGTCGACACCCTGCCTAACACCATGTTTCGTGTGGAGTTGGAAAACGGGCACGTCGTTACTGCGCACATCTCCGGAAAGATGCGCAAGAACTACATCCGGATTCTTACCGGTGACAAGGTTCGCGTGGAATTGACCCCCTATGATTTGAGCAAGGGTCGCATCACCTACCGCGCCCGCTAA
- the aat gene encoding leucyl/phenylalanyl-tRNA--protein transferase, translating into MLTWLKRDDLDFPPLETALREPNGLLAAGGDLSPERLLAAYRHGCFPWYQDGQPLLWWSPDPRTVLYPNELHVSRSLRKRIRQGDFQVTLDRAFNDVIQGCAGPRSYADGTWITTPMQQAYIQLHEMGVAHSVEVWQDGQLVGGLYGLAIGRLFFGESMFSRATDASKVGFVTLVERLRAWNFALIDCQMPTQHLESFGARSIPREAFAAALAEHLDRSSVADWRA; encoded by the coding sequence ATGCTGACCTGGCTGAAGCGCGACGACCTCGATTTCCCCCCTCTCGAAACGGCTCTGCGCGAACCCAACGGCTTACTGGCGGCCGGAGGCGATCTGAGCCCTGAGCGGCTGCTGGCGGCTTATCGCCATGGCTGCTTCCCGTGGTATCAGGACGGCCAGCCACTACTGTGGTGGTCCCCCGACCCGCGCACCGTGCTTTACCCGAATGAGCTCCATGTCTCGCGCAGCTTGCGCAAGCGCATTCGTCAGGGCGACTTCCAGGTGACCCTCGACCGCGCCTTCAACGACGTGATTCAGGGCTGTGCAGGCCCTCGCAGCTATGCGGACGGCACTTGGATCACCACACCGATGCAGCAGGCTTACATCCAGCTGCACGAAATGGGCGTGGCGCATTCGGTAGAGGTCTGGCAGGACGGGCAGCTCGTCGGCGGACTCTACGGGCTGGCCATCGGTAGGCTATTTTTCGGCGAGTCGATGTTCAGTCGTGCGACTGATGCGTCCAAGGTCGGCTTCGTTACTCTGGTAGAACGGTTACGCGCGTGGAATTTCGCGCTGATCGACTGTCAGATGCCAACACAGCACCTGGAAAGCTTTGGCGCCCGTAGCATTCCCCGTGAGGCCTTCGCAGCAGCGCTTGCCGAGCATCTGGATCGCTCCAGTGTGGCCGACTGGCGCGCCTAG
- a CDS encoding arginyltransferase: protein MTSLARLKFYATQPHACSYLPDEQATTLFLDPSQPMDAQVYAELSEMGFRRSGDHLYRPHCQRCSACIPARIPVNAPNLSRQQKRILKRNADLQVRCVRPAFSEELYTLYATYIEKRHADGDMYPPSREQFNTFLVRDLPLCRFYEFRLEGRLLAVAVTDVLPNGLSAVYTFYDPDEERRSLGRYAILWQLGEAARLGLKAVYLGYWIKNCRKMNYKTEYRPIELLVNQRWVTLS, encoded by the coding sequence ATGACTTCACTGGCTCGCCTCAAGTTCTACGCCACCCAGCCGCATGCGTGCAGCTACCTGCCCGACGAACAGGCCACCACCCTGTTCCTCGACCCCAGCCAGCCAATGGACGCTCAGGTGTACGCGGAACTGTCGGAAATGGGCTTTCGGCGCAGCGGCGACCACCTCTACCGCCCGCACTGCCAGCGCTGCTCGGCCTGCATTCCGGCGCGCATTCCGGTAAACGCGCCGAACCTCAGCCGACAGCAGAAGCGGATCCTCAAGCGCAACGCTGACCTGCAGGTTCGCTGCGTCCGCCCAGCGTTCAGCGAGGAGCTTTATACGCTCTACGCCACCTATATCGAGAAGCGGCACGCGGATGGCGATATGTATCCACCCAGCCGCGAGCAGTTCAATACTTTCCTGGTGCGCGACCTGCCGCTCTGCCGGTTCTATGAGTTCAGGCTAGAGGGGCGATTGCTGGCGGTCGCCGTCACTGATGTACTGCCCAACGGGCTGTCAGCGGTCTACACCTTCTACGATCCAGATGAAGAACGCCGGAGTCTGGGGCGCTATGCGATTCTCTGGCAACTCGGCGAAGCGGCCCGTCTCGGCTTGAAGGCCGTCTATCTCGGCTACTGGATCAAGAACTGCAGGAAGATGAATTACAAGACCGAATATCGTCCAATCGAACTACTGGTCAACCAGCGCTGGGTGACACTCAGCTGA
- the cysG gene encoding siroheme synthase CysG, with the protein MEYLPLFHNLKGRTVLVVGGGEIALRKARLLSEAGARLRVVAPSIEPQLVELVEAGGGECLDRGYDPQDLQGCVLAIAATDDEPLNASVSQQANALGMPVNVVDSPELCSVIFPAIVDRSPLVIAVSSGGDAPVLARLIRARIETWIPAAYGQLAGLAKQFRAQVKAKFANVQQRRVFWEETFQGPIAEQALAGRSVEAERLLAEKLAGAAPRALGEVYLVGAGPGDPDLLTFRALRLMQQADVVLYDRLVAPAIIDLCRRDADRIYVGKQRSEHAVPQEQINQKLVTLAKEGKRVLRLKGGDPFIFGRGGEEIEELAAHGVPFQVVPGITAASGCAAYAGIPLTHRDHAQSVRFVTGHLKDGSCDLPWTELAAPAQTLVFYMGLVGLPVICQQLIAHGRAAGTPAALVQQGTTSNQRVFTGTLETLAELIAQEQVQAPTLLIIGEVVQLREKLAWFEGAQASA; encoded by the coding sequence ATGGAATACCTTCCGCTGTTCCACAACCTCAAAGGCCGCACGGTGCTGGTCGTCGGTGGTGGCGAGATTGCGCTGCGCAAGGCCCGACTGTTGAGTGAAGCTGGAGCGCGGTTGCGGGTGGTGGCACCTAGCATCGAACCGCAACTGGTCGAGCTGGTCGAGGCGGGCGGCGGCGAGTGTCTGGATCGCGGCTATGACCCACAGGACCTGCAGGGCTGTGTGCTGGCCATCGCCGCCACTGATGACGAGCCGCTGAACGCATCGGTATCGCAGCAGGCCAATGCGCTGGGCATGCCGGTCAACGTGGTCGACTCGCCAGAGCTGTGCAGCGTGATCTTTCCGGCAATCGTCGACCGGTCGCCGCTGGTGATTGCGGTGTCTAGCGGCGGCGATGCACCGGTGCTGGCACGGCTTATCCGGGCGCGTATCGAGACCTGGATTCCCGCGGCTTACGGCCAGCTGGCCGGTCTGGCCAAGCAGTTTCGTGCTCAGGTCAAAGCCAAGTTTGCCAATGTGCAGCAGCGGCGGGTGTTCTGGGAGGAGACTTTTCAGGGGCCGATCGCCGAGCAGGCTCTGGCCGGTCGTAGCGTCGAAGCCGAGCGCCTGCTCGCGGAAAAGCTCGCCGGTGCTGCGCCGCGTGCGCTGGGCGAGGTCTATCTCGTCGGTGCCGGGCCGGGCGACCCTGATCTGCTGACCTTCCGTGCCTTGCGCCTGATGCAGCAGGCCGACGTGGTGCTTTACGACCGACTGGTGGCGCCGGCGATCATCGACCTGTGTCGACGCGATGCCGACCGCATCTACGTCGGTAAGCAGCGCTCGGAACACGCGGTGCCGCAGGAGCAAATCAACCAGAAGCTGGTGACCCTGGCCAAGGAAGGCAAGCGCGTGCTGCGGCTCAAGGGCGGTGATCCGTTCATCTTCGGTCGCGGCGGCGAGGAAATCGAAGAGCTGGCGGCCCATGGCGTGCCGTTCCAAGTGGTGCCCGGTATTACCGCCGCCAGCGGCTGCGCCGCTTACGCCGGCATCCCGCTGACCCATCGCGATCACGCGCAATCGGTGCGCTTCGTCACCGGTCATCTCAAGGATGGCAGTTGCGATCTGCCCTGGACGGAGCTCGCCGCGCCAGCACAGACGCTGGTGTTCTACATGGGCCTGGTGGGCTTGCCGGTTATCTGCCAGCAGCTGATTGCCCATGGTCGCGCGGCGGGTACGCCGGCGGCCCTGGTGCAACAGGGCACCACCAGCAATCAGCGAGTCTTCACCGGCACGCTGGAGACGCTTGCCGAGCTGATCGCGCAGGAGCAGGTCCAGGCACCAACCCTGTTGATCATTGGTGAAGTGGTTCAGCTACGCGAGAAACTGGCCTGGTTCGAAGGCGCCCAGGCGAGCGCCTAG
- the lolA gene encoding outer membrane lipoprotein chaperone LolA: MQLIRLLCASVLMVALAPAHADQAASTKRLTDLLSQAETLTGRFSQLSLDGSGTQLQETSGELALKRPGQFRWHTDAPMEQLLVSNGEKVWLYDPDLEQVTVQQLDQRLTHTPALLLSGDVSTISENFEVSHKEAGEVVDFTLKPKAKDTLFDNLRLSFRGGVINDMQLIDSVGQRTNILFMGVKMNQPLKADLFTFEIPEGADVISE; this comes from the coding sequence ATGCAATTGATCCGTTTGCTGTGTGCATCTGTCCTGATGGTTGCCCTGGCCCCGGCTCACGCCGACCAGGCTGCATCCACCAAACGACTGACTGATCTGCTCAGCCAGGCTGAAACCCTGACCGGCCGCTTCTCGCAGCTGTCGCTCGACGGTAGCGGCACCCAGCTGCAGGAAACCTCCGGCGAGCTGGCGCTCAAGCGCCCCGGCCAGTTCCGCTGGCACACCGATGCGCCGATGGAGCAGCTACTGGTCTCCAACGGCGAGAAGGTCTGGCTGTATGACCCTGACCTGGAGCAGGTGACCGTCCAGCAACTCGACCAGCGTCTGACGCATACCCCGGCGCTGCTCCTCTCTGGTGACGTGTCGACCATTAGTGAGAACTTCGAGGTCTCCCATAAGGAGGCCGGCGAGGTCGTGGATTTCACCCTCAAGCCGAAGGCCAAGGACACGCTGTTCGATAATCTGCGCCTTTCGTTTCGCGGTGGCGTGATTAACGACATGCAACTGATCGACAGCGTCGGTCAGCGCACCAATATCCTGTTCATGGGCGTGAAGATGAACCAGCCGCTGAAGGCGGACCTGTTCACCTTCGAAATCCCCGAGGGCGCCGACGTCATTTCCGAGTGA
- the crcB gene encoding fluoride efflux transporter CrcB — protein MIRMAFAVACGGVIGTLLRFAAATWVSTQWPRHFYLATLAVNLVGCLLIGYLYATFLARPDISPELRGALIIGFLGALTTFSSFSLDALRLLESGQFATAFAYVGGSVLGGLLAAWVGLTLARL, from the coding sequence ATGATCCGCATGGCCTTCGCCGTCGCCTGCGGCGGTGTGATTGGAACATTGCTGCGCTTCGCTGCTGCCACCTGGGTCAGCACCCAGTGGCCGCGGCACTTCTACCTGGCCACGCTGGCAGTGAACCTGGTGGGTTGCCTGCTGATCGGCTATCTCTACGCGACCTTCCTCGCTCGGCCGGATATCTCGCCGGAGCTGCGTGGTGCGCTGATCATCGGTTTTCTCGGCGCCTTGACGACTTTCTCCAGCTTCTCGCTGGACGCACTGCGGTTGCTAGAAAGTGGTCAATTTGCGACTGCCTTCGCCTACGTCGGCGGCAGCGTGCTCGGCGGCCTACTGGCAGCCTGGGTTGGGCTCACGCTCGCAAGGTTATGA